A DNA window from Sphingomonas profundi contains the following coding sequences:
- a CDS encoding cupin domain-containing protein, which yields MEARAQFVDVSGKAPEAPEVWPSIVITREEIEAEVERLANAPKPANGVRSTNLVHPLAKAPGLGLAPGIDARIEVLNPGEHALVRRANSNAVGTCIRGTGRARIGGATIDFTAHDVWNVPSMHPVIYENDGDDIQARLIFSNQPMLEKQLVHYAEQATDEDSSERWFAAAEAAIPDGPRAKDSAPVVPIGGGAFLMPYEHLVDPDTVTNAALHWPWEVVEPRLKAVRAIGDGYTGRRLYILYNPATERRNGTTHSFFASIASYPGNVVDRPHRHSSAAINYWFGGSGRSTVDGQKLTWKAGDLMLSAPGWSVHNHASGPDGFYSLTIQDHPLMIAQESLIWQETMKDPIKNLGTQIGFQTNIADLVNS from the coding sequence ATGGAAGCGCGAGCCCAATTCGTCGACGTCAGCGGCAAGGCACCCGAAGCGCCGGAGGTCTGGCCGTCGATCGTCATCACCCGAGAGGAGATCGAGGCCGAGGTCGAGCGTCTCGCCAACGCGCCGAAACCGGCCAACGGCGTTCGCTCGACCAATCTCGTCCACCCGCTGGCCAAGGCGCCGGGCCTGGGTCTGGCGCCCGGCATCGACGCGCGCATCGAGGTGTTGAACCCCGGCGAGCACGCGCTGGTGCGCCGCGCGAACAGCAATGCCGTGGGCACCTGCATCCGCGGCACGGGACGTGCCCGGATCGGCGGCGCCACGATCGACTTCACCGCGCACGACGTGTGGAACGTGCCGTCGATGCACCCCGTCATCTACGAGAATGACGGCGACGACATCCAGGCGCGTCTGATCTTCTCGAACCAGCCGATGCTGGAGAAGCAACTCGTCCACTATGCCGAGCAGGCGACCGACGAGGACAGTTCGGAACGGTGGTTCGCCGCCGCCGAGGCCGCGATCCCGGACGGTCCGCGCGCCAAGGACAGCGCGCCCGTGGTGCCGATCGGCGGCGGCGCCTTCCTGATGCCCTACGAGCATCTGGTCGATCCGGACACCGTCACCAACGCGGCGCTGCACTGGCCGTGGGAGGTCGTCGAGCCGAGGCTGAAGGCGGTCCGTGCGATCGGCGACGGCTATACCGGCCGCCGGCTTTACATCCTCTACAATCCCGCGACCGAGCGGCGCAACGGCACCACTCACAGCTTCTTCGCGTCGATCGCCTCCTACCCCGGCAACGTCGTCGATCGCCCCCACCGCCACAGTTCGGCGGCGATCAACTACTGGTTCGGCGGATCGGGCCGCAGCACCGTCGACGGGCAGAAGCTCACGTGGAAGGCGGGCGATCTGATGCTGTCGGCGCCGGGCTGGTCGGTGCACAATCACGCCTCCGGCCCTGACGGCTTCTACTCGCTCACCATTCAGGATCACCCGCTGATGATCGCGCAGGAATCGCTGATCTGGCAGGAGACGATGAAGGATCCGATCAAGAATCTTGGAACGCAGATCGGCTTCCAGACCAACATCGCCGATCTGGTCAACAGCTGA
- a CDS encoding LysR family transcriptional regulator — MQLRLLEYLVALARERHFARAAEACHVSQPTLSAGLVALEEELGKRLVDRERRFIGLTAAGEAVLPWAQQVIAACRGLSAAASETKGALRGELRLGSIPAALPVAGEFARALARLHPAVKLSIRSCTSREIAHGLAAFELDAGVTYTAHEPPPHVIAVPLYEERMHFVTRDDGRVPASIGWAEAMAQRLCLLHQGMQNRRILDAWLAERGLSAHPCATADSYVALLALVGAGYCATIMPDSYVPLLSPWARAIPFDEPMPPSPIGLVVSERAPLGPLASAALVTAERMRTG, encoded by the coding sequence ATGCAGCTACGCCTTCTCGAATATCTGGTGGCTCTCGCGCGCGAGCGGCATTTCGCGCGCGCGGCGGAGGCGTGCCACGTATCGCAGCCGACCCTGTCGGCTGGCCTCGTGGCGCTGGAGGAGGAGCTGGGCAAGCGGCTGGTCGATCGGGAGCGGCGCTTCATCGGGCTGACGGCGGCGGGCGAGGCCGTGCTGCCGTGGGCGCAACAGGTGATCGCCGCCTGTCGCGGGCTGAGCGCCGCCGCCAGTGAGACGAAGGGCGCGCTGCGCGGCGAGCTGCGGCTCGGGTCGATCCCCGCCGCGCTGCCGGTCGCCGGCGAGTTCGCGCGGGCGCTTGCGCGGCTGCATCCGGCGGTGAAGCTGTCGATCCGCTCCTGCACCTCGCGGGAGATCGCGCATGGCCTCGCCGCGTTCGAGCTGGATGCGGGCGTCACCTATACCGCGCACGAGCCGCCGCCCCATGTCATCGCCGTGCCGCTGTACGAGGAGCGGATGCACTTCGTGACGCGCGACGACGGGCGCGTGCCAGCCAGCATCGGCTGGGCGGAGGCCATGGCGCAGCGGCTGTGCCTGCTCCACCAGGGCATGCAGAACCGGCGCATCCTGGATGCGTGGCTGGCGGAACGCGGGCTCTCGGCGCATCCCTGCGCCACCGCCGACAGCTATGTCGCCCTGCTGGCGCTGGTCGGCGCGGGCTATTGCGCCACGATCATGCCGGACAGCTATGTGCCGCTGCTGTCGCCATGGGCCCGCGCGATCCCGTTCGACGAGCCGATGCCGCCAAGCCCGATCGGGCTGGTCGTGTCGGAACGGGCGCCACTCGGCCCGCTCGCGTCGGCCGCGCTGGTGACGGCCGAGAGGATGCGGACAGGCTGA
- a CDS encoding formate dehydrogenase subunit gamma gives MIGQEPIGEVVTRQAARLDGRRGALLPLLHAIQREIGHVPDEAVPHVASALNLSRAEVHGVVSFYHDFRRRPAGAHVVKLCRAEACQARGGAAIERAAAHRLGVAMGATRADGQVTLEAIYCLGLCATGPNALVDGRPVSRIDVDGVERIAAEVGA, from the coding sequence ATGATCGGACAGGAGCCCATCGGGGAGGTGGTGACGCGGCAGGCGGCCCGGCTCGACGGGCGGCGCGGCGCGTTGCTGCCGCTGCTGCACGCGATCCAGCGCGAGATCGGCCATGTGCCGGACGAGGCGGTGCCGCACGTCGCGAGCGCGTTGAACCTCAGCCGGGCCGAGGTGCACGGCGTCGTCAGCTTCTATCATGATTTCCGGCGTCGGCCGGCCGGCGCCCACGTGGTGAAGCTGTGCCGAGCCGAGGCGTGCCAGGCGCGCGGCGGGGCCGCGATCGAGCGGGCGGCGGCGCACCGGCTGGGCGTGGCGATGGGCGCGACGCGGGCGGACGGTCAGGTGACGCTGGAGGCGATCTACTGCCTCGGCCTGTGCGCGACCGGGCCGAACGCGCTGGTGGACGGGCGGCCCGTCTCGCGGATCGATGTCGATGGGGTGGAGCGCATCGCCGCCGAGGTGGGGGCATGA
- a CDS encoding NADH-ubiquinone oxidoreductase-F iron-sulfur binding region domain-containing protein: MTRVFVSGDMASVALGADAVAAALARAGAEVVRTGSRGLFRIEPLVEVQTAEGRIGFGPVAPEDVAAVLDGSHPNRLGDVAALPFFASQQRFTFSRCGLVDPLSLDDYAAHGGWAGLDAARALPPQQVVDVVKASGLRGRGGAGFPTGIKWQTVLSAAADEKFIVCNADEGDSGTFADRMLMEGDPYCLIEGMAIAAHAVGATHGYVYIRSEYPFAIRVMEEAIRRAAHRIAPFALEVREGAGAYVCGEETALLDSIEGKRGQVRAKPPLPAVSGLFGKPTVINNVLSLAAVPFILAEGAGRYAAVGFGRSRGTMPVQLAGNVRNGGLYEIGFGVTLGELVNDIGGGTESGRPVRAVQVGGPLGAYFPPSMFHLPFDYEAFAAAGGLIGHAGITVFDDTVDMARMARFAMEFCAVESCGKCTPCRIGSTRGVETIDRIMAGGRGGDRLEAMPQIRNAKGAAKTVGDEIGLLRDLCDTMKYGSLCALGGFTPYPVLSALDHFPEDFGLGAVSSRPAEAAE, from the coding sequence ATGACGCGCGTCTTCGTTTCGGGCGACATGGCGTCGGTGGCGCTCGGCGCCGATGCGGTCGCGGCCGCCCTGGCGCGCGCGGGGGCCGAGGTGGTGCGGACCGGCAGCCGGGGGCTGTTCCGCATCGAGCCGCTGGTCGAGGTGCAGACGGCGGAGGGGCGCATCGGCTTCGGGCCGGTCGCGCCGGAAGACGTCGCGGCGGTGCTCGACGGCAGTCATCCCAACCGGCTCGGCGACGTGGCGGCCCTGCCGTTCTTCGCGAGCCAGCAGCGATTCACCTTCTCGCGCTGCGGTCTCGTCGATCCGCTCAGCCTTGACGATTATGCCGCGCATGGCGGCTGGGCGGGGCTGGATGCCGCGCGCGCCCTGCCGCCCCAGCAGGTCGTCGATGTGGTGAAGGCATCGGGCCTGCGCGGGCGCGGCGGCGCCGGCTTCCCGACGGGGATCAAGTGGCAGACGGTGCTGTCGGCGGCGGCCGACGAGAAGTTCATCGTCTGCAACGCCGACGAGGGCGACAGCGGCACCTTCGCCGATCGGATGCTGATGGAGGGCGACCCCTACTGCCTGATCGAGGGCATGGCGATCGCGGCGCATGCGGTGGGCGCGACCCATGGCTATGTCTACATCCGCTCCGAATATCCGTTCGCGATCCGGGTGATGGAGGAGGCGATCCGCCGCGCCGCGCACCGGATCGCCCCGTTCGCGCTGGAGGTGCGGGAGGGGGCGGGCGCCTATGTGTGCGGCGAGGAGACCGCGCTGCTCGATTCGATCGAGGGCAAGCGCGGGCAGGTGCGGGCCAAGCCGCCGCTGCCGGCGGTGAGCGGTCTGTTCGGCAAACCAACCGTGATCAACAACGTGCTCTCGCTGGCGGCGGTGCCGTTCATCCTGGCCGAGGGAGCCGGGCGCTACGCGGCGGTCGGCTTCGGGCGGTCGCGCGGCACGATGCCGGTGCAGCTTGCCGGAAACGTGCGCAACGGCGGGCTGTACGAGATCGGCTTCGGCGTGACGCTCGGCGAACTGGTCAACGACATCGGCGGCGGCACGGAGAGCGGGCGGCCGGTGCGCGCGGTGCAGGTGGGCGGGCCGCTCGGCGCCTACTTCCCCCCTTCCATGTTTCACCTGCCGTTCGATTACGAGGCGTTCGCCGCCGCCGGCGGACTGATCGGCCATGCCGGCATCACCGTGTTCGACGATACGGTCGACATGGCGCGGATGGCGCGTTTCGCGATGGAGTTCTGCGCGGTGGAGAGCTGCGGCAAATGCACGCCGTGCCGCATCGGATCGACCCGGGGGGTGGAGACGATCGACCGGATCATGGCGGGAGGCCGCGGTGGCGACCGGCTGGAGGCGATGCCGCAGATCCGCAACGCAAAGGGCGCGGCGAAGACGGTTGGCGACGAGATCGGGCTGCTGCGTGATCTGTGCGACACGATGAAATATGGCTCGCTGTGCGCGCTGGGCGGGTTCACGCCCTATCCGGTGCTGAGCGCGCTCGATCATTTTCCCGAGGATTTCGGGCTGGGTGCGGTATCATCCCGGCCGGCCGAGGCGGCGGAGTAA
- the fdhF gene encoding formate dehydrogenase subunit alpha: MAWIGEIDLGTKPAPVSAMTLVSLTIDGQAVEVPEGTSVMRAAALMGTTIPKLCASDNLEAFGSCRLCLIEVEGRAGYPASCTTPVVPGMVVRTQTERLKQLRRGVMELYISDHPLDCLTCPANGDCELQDQAGAVGLRDVRYGYGGAGHLAADKDRTNPYFDFDPTKCIVCSRCVRACDEVQGTFALTVQGRGFDSVIAASQDEGFLASECVSCGACVQACPTSALIEKKVVEVGTPDRAVVTTCAYCGVGCTFRAEMRGEELVRMVPWKDGKANRGHSCVKGRFAWGYANHRERVLNPMIRASVDQPWQEVSWETAIGHVAAEFRRIQARYGTRSVGGITSSRCTNEETFLVQKLIRQGFGNNNVDTCARVCHSPTGYGLKTTFGTSAGTQDFDSVQFADVMLVIGANPTDGHPVFASRMKRRLRQGARLIVIDPRRIDLVKTPHVVADHHLALRPGTNVAVLTAMAHVIVTEGLTDEDYVRQRCDWDEYADWAAFVSQPERSPEATEALTRVPAGSLRAAARLYATGGNAAIYYGLGVTEHSQGSSTVMAIANLAMATGNVGREGVGVNPLRGQNNVQGACDMGSFPHEFPGYRHVSDDATRGLFEQAWGVSLDAEPGLRIPNMLDAATDGAFKALFVQGEDILQSDPNTQHVAAGLAAMECVVVQDLFLNETANYAHVFLPGSTFLEKDGTFTNAERRIQRVRKVMEPRNGHADWEIVQLVANAMGLGWNYAHPSEIMDEVARLTPTFAGVSYAALERQGSLQWPANAMTPDGTPTMHVEAFASGKGHFVVTDYVPTDEKTGPRFPLLLTTGRILSHYNVGAQTRRTDNVAWHPEDRLEIHPHDAENRGLNDGQWVTLRSRAGETTLRALVTERVAPGVVYTTFHHPTTQANVITTDFSDWATNCPEYKVTAVQVSASNGPSDWQQSYEAQAAISRRVERPLAAE; this comes from the coding sequence ATGGCATGGATCGGCGAGATCGACCTTGGCACCAAGCCAGCGCCCGTATCCGCGATGACGCTGGTGAGCCTAACCATCGACGGGCAGGCGGTCGAGGTGCCGGAAGGTACATCGGTGATGCGCGCCGCCGCCCTGATGGGCACGACGATCCCCAAATTGTGCGCGTCCGACAATCTGGAGGCGTTCGGATCGTGCCGCCTCTGCCTGATCGAGGTGGAGGGCCGCGCGGGCTACCCCGCCTCGTGCACCACGCCGGTGGTGCCCGGCATGGTGGTGCGCACGCAGACCGAGCGGCTGAAGCAGCTGCGGCGCGGGGTTATGGAGCTGTATATCTCCGATCATCCGCTCGATTGCCTCACCTGCCCGGCGAACGGCGACTGCGAGTTGCAGGATCAGGCCGGTGCGGTGGGCCTGCGCGACGTGCGCTACGGCTATGGCGGCGCCGGCCATCTCGCGGCGGACAAGGACCGGACCAACCCCTATTTCGATTTCGATCCGACCAAGTGCATCGTCTGCTCGCGCTGCGTGCGGGCGTGCGACGAGGTGCAGGGCACCTTCGCGCTGACGGTGCAGGGGCGGGGCTTCGATTCGGTGATCGCGGCGAGCCAGGACGAAGGCTTCCTCGCCTCCGAATGCGTATCCTGCGGCGCGTGCGTGCAGGCATGCCCGACATCGGCGCTGATCGAGAAGAAAGTGGTGGAGGTTGGCACCCCCGACCGCGCCGTCGTCACCACCTGCGCCTATTGCGGCGTCGGCTGCACCTTCCGCGCCGAGATGCGGGGCGAGGAACTGGTGCGGATGGTGCCGTGGAAGGACGGCAAGGCCAATCGCGGGCATAGCTGCGTGAAGGGCCGCTTCGCCTGGGGCTATGCCAACCACAGGGAACGCGTGCTCAACCCGATGATCCGCGCCAGCGTGGACCAGCCGTGGCAGGAGGTGAGCTGGGAGACGGCGATCGGCCATGTCGCGGCCGAGTTCCGCCGGATACAGGCCCGGTACGGCACGCGCAGCGTCGGCGGGATCACCTCCAGCCGCTGCACCAACGAGGAGACGTTCCTCGTGCAGAAGCTGATCCGGCAGGGCTTCGGCAACAACAATGTCGACACCTGCGCGCGCGTCTGCCACTCGCCGACCGGCTACGGCCTGAAGACGACGTTCGGAACGTCGGCCGGCACGCAGGATTTCGACAGCGTGCAGTTCGCCGACGTGATGCTGGTGATCGGCGCGAACCCGACCGATGGCCATCCGGTATTCGCCAGCCGGATGAAGCGGCGGCTCAGGCAGGGGGCGCGCCTGATCGTGATCGATCCGCGTCGCATCGATCTGGTGAAGACGCCGCATGTGGTGGCCGACCATCACCTCGCCCTGCGCCCCGGCACCAACGTGGCGGTGCTGACGGCGATGGCGCATGTGATCGTGACCGAGGGGCTTACCGATGAGGATTATGTCCGCCAGCGCTGCGACTGGGACGAATATGCCGATTGGGCGGCGTTCGTCTCGCAGCCCGAACGCTCGCCCGAGGCGACCGAGGCGCTCACCCGCGTGCCGGCCGGGTCGCTGCGCGCGGCGGCGCGGCTCTACGCCACCGGCGGCAATGCTGCGATCTATTATGGTCTCGGCGTGACCGAACATTCGCAGGGCTCGTCCACCGTCATGGCGATCGCCAACCTGGCGATGGCGACGGGCAATGTCGGGCGCGAGGGCGTGGGCGTGAACCCCCTGCGCGGGCAGAACAACGTGCAGGGCGCCTGCGACATGGGCAGCTTCCCGCACGAGTTTCCCGGCTACCGCCATGTCTCGGACGATGCCACGCGCGGCCTGTTCGAGCAGGCGTGGGGCGTATCGCTCGATGCGGAGCCGGGCCTGCGCATCCCCAACATGCTCGATGCCGCCACCGACGGCGCGTTCAAGGCGCTGTTCGTGCAGGGCGAGGACATCCTCCAGTCCGATCCGAACACCCAGCATGTCGCGGCCGGCCTCGCCGCGATGGAATGCGTGGTGGTGCAGGACCTGTTCCTCAACGAGACGGCCAACTACGCCCACGTCTTCCTGCCCGGATCGACCTTTCTGGAGAAGGACGGCACCTTCACCAATGCCGAGCGGCGCATCCAGCGCGTGCGCAAGGTGATGGAACCGCGCAACGGCCATGCCGACTGGGAGATCGTCCAGCTGGTCGCCAACGCGATGGGGCTGGGGTGGAACTATGCCCATCCGTCCGAGATCATGGACGAGGTGGCGCGGCTGACGCCGACCTTTGCCGGCGTGAGCTACGCCGCGCTCGAACGGCAGGGGTCGCTGCAATGGCCGGCGAACGCGATGACGCCGGACGGCACGCCGACGATGCACGTCGAAGCCTTCGCCAGCGGCAAGGGCCATTTCGTCGTGACCGACTATGTGCCGACCGACGAGAAGACCGGCCCGCGCTTCCCGCTGCTGCTGACCACCGGCCGTATCCTCAGCCACTATAATGTCGGCGCGCAGACCCGGCGGACCGACAATGTCGCGTGGCACCCCGAGGACCGGCTGGAGATCCACCCCCACGATGCCGAGAATCGCGGTCTCAACGATGGCCAGTGGGTCACGCTCCGCAGCCGGGCCGGCGAGACGACGCTGCGCGCGCTGGTGACGGAGCGGGTGGCGCCGGGCGTCGTCTACACAACGTTCCACCACCCGACGACGCAGGCGAACGTCATCACCACCGATTTCTCCGACTGGGCCACCAATTGCCCGGAATATAAGGTGACGGCGGTGCAGGTATCGGCGTCCAACGGGCCGTCCGACTGGCAGCAGAGCTATGAGGCGCAGGCCGCGATCAGCCGCCGGGTCGAACGGCCGCTTGCGGCGGAGTGA
- a CDS encoding formate dehydrogenase subunit delta produces the protein MSTEQRLAYMADQIARNFAALGHERAITATADHIASFWDPRMKRLAFALLDGERPSWLTTAAASALHLLRSRGAPPPQTPATEFNHAGEIGHSDAG, from the coding sequence ATGTCCACCGAGCAGCGGCTGGCCTATATGGCCGACCAGATCGCGCGCAATTTCGCGGCGCTGGGGCACGAGCGCGCGATCACCGCGACGGCGGACCATATCGCAAGCTTCTGGGATCCGCGGATGAAGCGGCTCGCCTTTGCCCTGCTCGACGGAGAGCGGCCTTCGTGGCTGACGACGGCGGCGGCCTCCGCCCTCCATCTGCTGCGTTCGCGCGGCGCGCCGCCACCGCAGACGCCGGCGACCGAGTTCAACCATGCCGGCGAGATCGGCCATTCCGACGCCGGCTGA